Proteins encoded together in one Kitasatospora albolonga window:
- a CDS encoding transcription termination factor Rho, whose amino-acid sequence MSDTTDLMGVTADKNVDSAAPAEGAATGTTARRRRSGTGLEGMVLAELQQVASGLGIRGTARMRKSQLIEVIKEAQAGGGAAAPKTSSKAAEAPAAEAESKPKRRATSKARTGDEAAAEKTAAQQQIDIPGQPASDDQPAGERRRRRATAQAGSPDTKAEAKTEAKAEPQAELKTEERAEPKGDARAEAATDTAEGRRGDRQGRERGERGDREGRRERQRDRRGKGDDQGQQGGGGQQQRPQRQGQGQNQGQQNRDNGPQDDFDDEAGGRRGRRGRYRDRRGRRGRDDFAGDVQVADDDVLIPVAGILDILDNYAFIRTSGYLPGPNDVYVSLAQVRKNGLRKGDHVTGAVRQPKDGERREKFNALVRLDSVNGMAPESGRGRPEFQKLTPLYPQDRLRLETDSNVLTTRIIDLVAPIGKGQRGLIVAPPKTGKTMILQAIANAITVNSPECHLMVVLVDERPEEVTDMQRSVKGEVISSTFDRPAEDHTTVAELAIERAKRLVELGHDVVVLLDSITRLGRAYNLAAPASGRILSGGVDSTALYPPKRFFGAARNIEDGGSLTILATALVETGSRMDEVIFEEFKGTGNMELKLDRKLSDKRIFPAVDVDASSTRKEEILLGTDELAVVWKLRRVLHALDQQQAIELLLDRMKKTQSNAEFLLQIQKTTPGAGNGND is encoded by the coding sequence GTGAGCGACACCACCGATCTGATGGGCGTGACTGCCGACAAGAACGTCGACAGCGCCGCGCCCGCCGAAGGTGCTGCCACTGGCACCACCGCACGGCGCCGCCGCTCCGGCACCGGCCTCGAGGGCATGGTCCTGGCCGAGCTGCAGCAGGTCGCGTCCGGCCTCGGCATCAGGGGTACCGCGCGGATGCGCAAGAGCCAGCTGATCGAGGTCATCAAGGAGGCGCAGGCCGGCGGCGGAGCCGCCGCCCCCAAGACCTCCTCCAAGGCCGCCGAGGCCCCCGCCGCCGAGGCGGAGAGCAAGCCCAAGCGGCGCGCCACCTCCAAGGCGCGCACCGGGGACGAGGCCGCCGCCGAGAAGACCGCGGCCCAGCAGCAGATCGACATCCCCGGTCAGCCGGCCAGCGACGACCAGCCCGCGGGCGAGCGCCGTCGCCGCCGCGCCACCGCGCAGGCGGGCAGCCCCGACACCAAGGCCGAGGCGAAGACCGAGGCCAAGGCGGAGCCGCAGGCCGAGCTGAAGACCGAGGAGCGCGCCGAGCCCAAGGGCGACGCCAGGGCCGAGGCCGCCACCGACACCGCCGAGGGCCGCCGGGGCGACCGTCAGGGCCGGGAGCGGGGCGAGCGCGGTGACCGCGAGGGCCGCCGTGAGCGCCAGCGCGACCGCCGGGGCAAGGGCGACGACCAGGGCCAGCAGGGCGGCGGCGGGCAGCAGCAGCGCCCGCAGCGCCAGGGCCAGGGGCAGAACCAGGGCCAGCAGAACCGTGACAACGGTCCGCAGGACGACTTCGACGACGAGGCGGGCGGCCGCCGCGGCCGTCGTGGCCGCTACCGCGACCGCCGTGGCCGCCGTGGCCGCGACGACTTCGCCGGTGATGTGCAGGTGGCCGACGACGACGTCCTGATCCCCGTCGCGGGCATCCTGGACATCCTCGACAACTACGCGTTCATCCGGACCTCCGGCTACCTCCCGGGCCCGAACGACGTGTACGTCTCGCTCGCCCAGGTCCGCAAGAACGGCCTGCGCAAGGGCGACCACGTCACCGGCGCGGTCCGCCAGCCCAAGGACGGCGAGCGGCGCGAGAAGTTCAACGCGCTGGTCCGCCTCGACTCGGTCAACGGCATGGCGCCGGAGTCCGGCCGGGGCCGCCCCGAGTTCCAGAAGCTGACCCCGCTCTACCCGCAGGACCGGCTCCGTCTGGAGACCGACTCCAACGTCCTGACGACGCGGATCATCGACCTGGTGGCCCCGATCGGCAAGGGCCAGCGCGGGCTCATCGTGGCCCCGCCGAAGACCGGCAAGACGATGATCCTCCAGGCCATCGCCAACGCCATCACGGTCAACAGCCCCGAGTGCCACCTGATGGTCGTCCTGGTCGACGAGCGTCCGGAAGAGGTCACCGACATGCAGCGGTCGGTGAAGGGCGAGGTCATCTCCTCGACCTTCGACCGTCCCGCCGAGGACCACACCACCGTCGCCGAGCTGGCCATCGAGCGCGCCAAGCGCCTCGTGGAGCTGGGTCACGACGTGGTCGTCCTGCTCGACTCGATCACCCGTCTGGGCCGCGCGTACAACCTCGCGGCGCCCGCCTCCGGCCGCATCCTCTCCGGTGGTGTCGACTCGACCGCGCTCTACCCGCCGAAGCGCTTCTTCGGTGCCGCGCGCAACATCGAGGACGGCGGCTCGCTGACCATCCTGGCCACCGCGCTCGTCGAGACCGGCTCGCGCATGGACGAGGTGATCTTCGAGGAGTTCAAGGGCACCGGCAACATGGAGCTCAAGCTCGACCGGAAGCTCTCGGACAAGCGCATCTTCCCGGCGGTGGACGTCGACGCGTCCTCCACCCGCAAGGAAGAGATCCTGCTCGGCACCGACGAGCTGGCGGTCGTCTGGAAGCTGCGCCGGGTGCTGCACGCGCTCGACCAGCAGCAGGCGATCGAGCTCCTCCTGGACCGGATGAAGAAGACCCAGTCCAACGCGGAGTTCCTGCTCCAGATCCAGAAGACCACGCCGGGCGCCGGAAACGGCAACGACTGA
- a CDS encoding peptide chain release factor 1, whose protein sequence is MFEAVEELIGEHADLEKKLADPSVHADQANARKLNKRYAELTPIVSTYRAWKQTGDDIETAREFIADDPDFAAEVKELEKQREEITEKLRLLLVPRDPSDDKDVLLEIKAGAGGDESALFAGDLLRMYLRYAERVGWKTEIIDSTESELGGYKDVQVAVKTKGGNGATEPGQGVWARMKYEGGVHRVQRVPSTESQGRIHTSAAGVLVTPEAEEVDVEIHANDLRIDVYRSSGPGGQSVNTTDSAVRITHLPTGVVASCQNEKSQLQNKEQAMRILRSRLLAAAQEAAEQEASDVRRSQVRTVDRSEKIRTYNFPENRISDHRVGFKAYNLDQVLDGDLDAVIQACVDADSAAKLANA, encoded by the coding sequence ATGTTCGAGGCGGTCGAGGAACTGATCGGTGAGCACGCCGATCTCGAGAAGAAGCTCGCCGACCCGTCGGTCCACGCCGACCAGGCCAACGCGCGCAAGCTGAACAAGCGCTACGCGGAGCTGACCCCGATCGTCTCCACGTACCGGGCCTGGAAGCAGACCGGCGACGACATCGAGACCGCCCGCGAGTTCATCGCGGACGACCCCGACTTCGCCGCCGAGGTCAAGGAGCTGGAGAAGCAGCGCGAGGAGATCACGGAGAAGCTCCGCCTCCTCCTCGTCCCGCGCGACCCCAGCGACGACAAGGACGTGCTCCTGGAGATCAAGGCGGGCGCGGGCGGCGACGAGTCCGCCCTCTTCGCCGGTGACCTGCTGCGCATGTATCTGCGGTACGCCGAGCGCGTCGGCTGGAAGACCGAGATCATCGACTCCACCGAGTCCGAGCTCGGCGGCTACAAGGACGTCCAGGTCGCCGTCAAGACCAAGGGCGGCAACGGCGCCACCGAGCCCGGCCAGGGCGTCTGGGCCCGGATGAAGTACGAGGGCGGCGTGCACCGTGTGCAGCGCGTGCCCTCCACCGAGTCCCAGGGCCGCATCCACACCTCCGCCGCGGGCGTGCTCGTCACCCCCGAGGCCGAGGAGGTCGACGTCGAGATCCACGCCAACGACCTCCGGATCGACGTCTACCGCTCCTCCGGCCCCGGCGGCCAGTCCGTCAACACGACCGACTCCGCCGTCCGCATCACGCACCTGCCGACCGGTGTCGTCGCCTCCTGCCAGAACGAGAAGAGCCAGCTCCAGAACAAGGAGCAGGCCATGCGCATCCTGCGCTCCCGGCTGCTGGCCGCCGCCCAGGAGGCCGCCGAGCAGGAAGCCTCCGACGTGCGCCGCAGCCAGGTCCGTACGGTCGACCGCTCCGAGAAGATCCGTACGTACAACTTCCCGGAAAACCGCATCTCGGACCACCGCGTCGGCTTCAAGGCGTACAACTTGGACCAGGTGCTCGACGGAGACCTGGACGCAGTGATCCAGGCGTGCGTCGACGCCGACTCCGCCGCCAAGCTCGCCAACGCGTGA
- a CDS encoding transcriptional regulator, translating to MSEQKRVPGRIRGTGTRRKKPSRRHRAKLITAWSVAGVVVVGGAGLGYAYVTLDGNLSSVDIDAKLGTDRPDDVDDGSQDILVLGSDSRSGDNGKYGADEGAARSDTAMVVHVDKGHKSASVVSIPRDTLIDRPACESDTTGATVPAAHRAMFNTAYEVGGPACAVKTVESLSGIRMDHYVEVDFAGFEKLIDELGGVEITTKTAIHDSKSHLDLEPGTHTLDGEESLGLVRTRKSVGDGSDLGRIQLQQAFIKALLEQAKTVGVFSSPQKLFGLADAATKALTTDSGLGSVKKLTGFANSLKGLGAENVHMVTLPVEYDPADPNRVLPQEEAGKQVWAALKQDRPIPASATEKSAGDKGEAGKLVR from the coding sequence GTGAGCGAGCAGAAGAGGGTCCCGGGGCGGATACGCGGCACCGGCACCCGCCGGAAGAAGCCCTCCCGGCGCCACCGGGCGAAGCTCATCACCGCCTGGTCGGTGGCGGGTGTGGTGGTCGTCGGCGGGGCCGGGCTCGGATACGCGTACGTCACGCTCGACGGCAACCTCTCCAGCGTCGACATCGACGCCAAGCTCGGCACCGACCGTCCCGACGACGTGGACGACGGCTCGCAGGACATCCTGGTGCTGGGCTCCGACTCGCGCTCCGGCGACAACGGGAAGTACGGCGCCGACGAGGGTGCCGCCCGCTCGGACACGGCGATGGTCGTGCACGTCGACAAGGGCCACAAGTCGGCGAGCGTCGTCTCGATACCGCGCGACACCCTGATCGACCGGCCCGCCTGCGAGAGCGACACCACGGGCGCCACGGTCCCGGCCGCCCACCGGGCCATGTTCAACACCGCGTACGAGGTCGGCGGACCGGCCTGCGCGGTCAAGACCGTCGAATCGCTGTCCGGTATCCGCATGGACCACTACGTCGAGGTCGACTTCGCCGGCTTCGAGAAGCTCATCGACGAGCTCGGCGGCGTCGAGATCACCACGAAGACCGCCATCCACGACTCCAAGAGCCATCTCGACCTGGAGCCGGGCACCCACACCCTGGACGGCGAGGAGTCCCTCGGCCTCGTCCGTACCCGCAAGAGCGTCGGGGACGGCAGCGACCTGGGCCGTATCCAGCTCCAGCAGGCGTTCATCAAGGCGCTGCTGGAACAGGCGAAGACCGTCGGGGTGTTCTCCAGCCCGCAGAAGCTGTTCGGTCTCGCGGACGCCGCCACCAAGGCGCTCACCACCGACTCCGGCCTCGGCTCGGTCAAGAAGCTCACCGGGTTCGCGAACAGCCTGAAGGGGCTCGGCGCGGAGAACGTGCACATGGTGACGCTGCCGGTGGAGTACGACCCGGCCGATCCGAACCGGGTCCTCCCGCAGGAGGAGGCGGGCAAGCAGGTGTGGGCAGCGCTGAAGCAGGACCGGCCGATCCCCGCCTCCGCCACCGAGAAGTCGGCGGGGGACAAGGGCGAGGCCGGGAAGCTGGTGCGCTGA
- a CDS encoding 50S ribosomal protein L31 produces MKRDIHPEYVETQVSCTCGASFTTRSTIDGGSIRADVCSECHPFYTGKQKILDTGGRVARFEARFGKAAGSASK; encoded by the coding sequence TTGAAGCGCGACATCCACCCCGAGTACGTCGAGACGCAGGTCAGCTGCACCTGCGGTGCGTCGTTCACCACCCGGAGCACCATCGACGGCGGCAGCATCCGCGCCGACGTCTGCTCCGAGTGCCACCCGTTCTACACGGGCAAGCAGAAGATCCTCGACACCGGCGGCCGTGTGGCCCGCTTCGAGGCCCGCTTCGGCAAGGCTGCCGGCTCCGCCAGCAAGTAG